Proteins found in one Oryza glaberrima chromosome 4, OglaRS2, whole genome shotgun sequence genomic segment:
- the LOC127771257 gene encoding uncharacterized protein LOC127771257 — translation MYADQISTGRKRSIHDRIDGDQPAARAGAGGRGARNPPSKRQRQTDEKWKHDLYREDDEPASKSIDPRDLRLKLQKKSSQQSFAGQRGSGVRDLREMLSGTMHPQPVNVDPPKAKPASEIVKVTRRENADVMPVRQSKKVPKPTSSKKTSQPKADSPLDIFLKSLGLEKYSITFQAEEVDMAALRHMTDSDLKALGIPMGPRKKIMLALESRA, via the exons ATGTACGCGGACCAGATCTCCACCGGCCGGAAGCGCTCCATCCACGACCGCATCGACGGCGACCaacccgccgcccgcgccggcgccggcggccgggggGCCCGTAACCCGCCGTCCAAGAG GCAACGGCAAACTGATGAAAAATGGAAGCATGATCTTTACCGGGAAGACGATGAACCAGCTTCAA AATCAATTGATCCACGGGATTTGCGATTGAAGCTTCAGAAGAAAAGCTCTCAGCAAAGCTTTGCTGGCCAAAGGGGTTCTGGTGTACGTGATCTACGTGAGATGCTTTCTGGAACAATGCACCCACAGCCAGTCAATGTGGACCCTCCAAAGGCAAAGCCAGCATCAGAGATCGTGAAAGTCACAAGGCGTGAAAATGCAGATGTAATGCCTGTACGTCAAAGTAAGAAAGTTCCAAAACCGACGTCATCGAAGAAGACATCTCAGCCGAAG GCTGACAGTCCACTTGATATTTTCCTGAAATCTCTTGGACTTGAGAAGTACTCGATTACCTTCCAGGCAGAAGAG GTTGACATGGCAGCCCTAAGACACATGACTGATAGTGATCTTAAAGCTTTGGGCATTCCAATG GGTCCCAGGAAGAAGATCATGCTTGCCT